A stretch of the Chlorobiota bacterium genome encodes the following:
- the rpsH gene encoding 30S ribosomal protein S8, whose product MTDPISDFLTRIRNAASARHRSVDIPASNLKAKMAEILKNQGFIEDFEKLSEGPQGTLRLMLRYVNGSSAMIELKRISRPGLRKYAKYSDLPRVKNGLGLAIVSTSQGLMTDKEARYKKIGGEVICYIW is encoded by the coding sequence ATGACAGATCCAATTTCAGATTTTTTAACTCGGATTCGCAATGCAGCTTCAGCACGTCATCGTTCAGTTGATATACCTGCATCTAATCTAAAAGCTAAGATGGCAGAAATTCTTAAAAATCAAGGTTTTATTGAAGATTTTGAGAAATTAAGCGAAGGTCCTCAAGGTACATTACGATTGATGCTTCGTTATGTAAACGGATCATCAGCAATGATAGAGCTAAAGCGTATTAGCCGTCCAGGCTTACGTAAGTATGCTAAATATTCAGATTTACCAAGAGTAAAAAATGGATTAGGCTTAGCAATTGTTAGTACTTCTCAAGGTTTAATGACAGATAAAGAAGCACGCTATAAAAAAATTGGTGGTGAGGTTATTTGTTATATTTGGTAA
- a CDS encoding 50S ribosomal protein L18, protein MSRQSKATRLKRRKIHIRKKVSGTPERPRVTIFRSLKHIYIQAIDDTNGLTIAFAGTLNDSLVNDLKSNSDSSVNIAVGKALAQRLNEKSITNAVFDRNGYLYHGRVKSVVDGIREGGIQV, encoded by the coding sequence ATGAGTAGACAAAGTAAAGCAACTAGATTAAAAAGAAGAAAAATTCATATCAGGAAAAAAGTATCTGGAACTCCTGAAAGACCAAGAGTAACTATATTTAGAAGTTTAAAACATATATATATTCAAGCAATAGATGATACAAATGGTTTAACGATTGCATTTGCTGGAACATTAAACGATTCCTTGGTTAATGATTTAAAATCCAATTCTGATTCAAGTGTGAACATTGCTGTTGGTAAAGCATTAGCACAAAGATTAAATGAGAAATCAATCACAAATGCTGTTTTTGATAGAAATGGTTACCTTTATCATGGTAGAGTTAAATCAGTAGTTGATGGTATTCGTGAAGGTGGAATTCAAGTTTAA
- the rpsN gene encoding 30S ribosomal protein S14, with protein MAREALKAREVKRKKLVEKYAELRAQYKAVGDNESLQKLPKNSSKNRIRNRCSLTGRPRGYYRKFGLCRNQLRELALEGKIPGLRKASW; from the coding sequence ATGGCAAGAGAAGCATTAAAAGCGCGAGAAGTTAAGCGCAAAAAATTGGTAGAAAAGTATGCTGAGCTTCGGGCTCAATATAAAGCAGTTGGTGATAATGAATCTTTACAAAAATTACCAAAAAATAGTTCTAAAAATAGGATTCGAAATAGATGTTCATTAACAGGTCGTCCAAGAGGTTATTATAGAAAATTTGGACTTTGTAGGAATCAATTACGTGAATTAGCACTAGAAGGTAAGATCCCAGGGTTACGTAAAGCAAGTTGGTAA
- the rplE gene encoding 50S ribosomal protein L5 — MAKEKNAIEVTAEAVKPRFIEHYRKKVVPNMVKQFGYKNVMQAPRLLKISINRGVGDATGDAKLVQSAADEIQQISGQKPVITKAKKAISNFKLREKQGIGAMVTLRGAIMYEFFDRFVSIASPRIRDFRGFSDKSFDGRGNYSLGIKEQIIFPEINIDKVPKINGMDITFVTNAKTDLEAFALLKELGFPFRKKEGDGN; from the coding sequence AGCCCAGATTTATTGAACATTATAGAAAAAAAGTTGTACCAAATATGGTTAAACAATTTGGATACAAAAATGTAATGCAAGCACCTAGGTTGCTTAAAATTTCGATAAATAGAGGTGTTGGTGATGCAACTGGTGATGCAAAATTAGTTCAAAGTGCTGCTGATGAAATTCAACAAATCTCTGGACAAAAACCAGTTATTACAAAAGCTAAAAAAGCGATTTCAAACTTTAAGTTACGTGAAAAGCAAGGTATAGGCGCAATGGTAACTCTAAGAGGAGCAATAATGTATGAATTTTTTGATAGATTCGTTTCAATTGCATCTCCTCGAATAAGAGATTTTAGAGGATTTTCAGATAAATCATTTGATGGAAGAGGAAATTATTCTTTGGGAATTAAAGAACAAATAATATTTCCAGAAATTAATATTGATAAAGTTCCAAAAATAAATGGAATGGATATCACTTTTGTAACAAACGCAAAAACTGATTTAGAAGCTTTTGCTTTATTAAAAGAACTTGGTTTCCCTTTTAGAAAGAAGGAAGGTGACGGAAATTAA
- the rplF gene encoding 50S ribosomal protein L6: protein MSRIGKKPIEIPNAVTINQGVGMISVKGPKGTLQMSVSSYVSLSLEDGKLTVTRIDDLRLSRAAHGLTRTLISNMVHGVTDGYSTQLDIVGVGYRAELKGKLLQLNLGYSHSIVFAPPTDITVEVPLPTQIVIKGIDKQLVGQVAAKIRALRPPEPYKGKGIKYSGEQIRRKAGKAAGKGK, encoded by the coding sequence GTGTCACGTATAGGAAAGAAGCCAATAGAAATCCCAAATGCTGTAACTATTAATCAAGGAGTTGGGATGATTAGTGTTAAAGGACCAAAAGGTACTTTGCAAATGTCTGTAAGTTCATATGTATCTTTGAGTTTAGAAGATGGTAAATTAACTGTAACTAGAATAGATGACTTAAGATTAAGTCGTGCTGCACATGGATTAACTAGAACTTTAATCAGTAATATGGTACATGGAGTAACTGATGGTTATTCAACTCAATTAGACATTGTTGGAGTTGGTTATAGAGCAGAATTAAAAGGTAAATTATTACAATTGAATTTAGGATATTCTCATTCAATTGTTTTTGCACCACCAACTGATATAACTGTTGAAGTTCCTCTACCTACACAAATAGTTATCAAAGGAATTGACAAGCAACTAGTTGGTCAAGTTGCAGCAAAGATAAGAGCATTAAGACCACCAGAACCATATAAAGGAAAAGGTATAAAATATTCTGGTGAACAAATTAGAAGAAAAGCGGGTAAGGCAGCTGGTAAAGGCAAATAA
- the rplO gene encoding 50S ribosomal protein L15, with the protein MSNHLGLLSSPKGTTKNKKRLGRGQGSGRGGTSTRGHKGHSSHSGYETKRNFEGGQMPYARRVPKFGFTNPFRVEYQPVNLSVIQKLIDTGKISDSIISPESLYNAGTISKKNKPVKILGNGLLTAKVEIIAHAISESAKVSIEKTGGTVTII; encoded by the coding sequence ATGTCAAATCATTTAGGTCTGTTATCGTCACCAAAAGGAACAACAAAAAATAAAAAGCGATTAGGCCGTGGTCAAGGGTCTGGTCGTGGAGGAACTTCTACTCGTGGTCATAAGGGGCATAGTTCACATTCTGGTTATGAAACAAAACGTAATTTTGAAGGAGGTCAAATGCCTTATGCTAGACGAGTACCTAAATTTGGTTTCACAAATCCATTTAGAGTTGAGTATCAACCAGTTAATTTAAGTGTAATCCAAAAACTTATTGACACTGGAAAGATATCAGATAGTATAATTTCACCAGAAAGTTTATATAATGCTGGAACTATTTCTAAAAAAAATAAACCTGTAAAGATACTAGGAAATGGTTTATTGACTGCAAAAGTAGAAATAATTGCTCATGCAATATCAGAATCAGCAAAAGTTAGTATAGAAAAAACAGGTGGAACTGTAACAATTATTTAA
- the rpmD gene encoding 50S ribosomal protein L30 — MAKLKILQTNSVIDRLEKQKRTIYALGLGRPGYITIKEDNPQVRGMLRVVGHLVKVEEVN, encoded by the coding sequence ATGGCTAAATTAAAGATATTGCAAACTAATAGTGTAATTGATCGATTAGAAAAACAAAAGCGAACAATTTATGCACTAGGTCTTGGAAGACCAGGATACATAACTATTAAGGAAGATAATCCACAAGTTCGTGGTATGTTAAGGGTAGTCGGTCATTTAGTTAAGGTTGAAGAGGTTAATTAA
- the rpsE gene encoding 30S ribosomal protein S5, with amino-acid sequence MAKARNTDSNLKENTIHVGRTAKVVKGGRRFGFSAIVVVGDSNGSIGIGLGKAAEVSIAVTKATDAAKKNIVKVNVFEGKIPHEVIGKFGAGKVMLKPASPGTGVIAGGGVRAVLEAAGVQDVLTKSLGSSNPHNAVKATLKALEMLQDVSQVASRRGIETSKVLKS; translated from the coding sequence GTGGCAAAAGCTCGTAATACAGATTCTAATTTAAAAGAGAACACAATTCATGTAGGACGTACTGCAAAAGTTGTTAAAGGAGGACGTCGATTTGGATTTAGTGCAATTGTTGTGGTTGGTGATTCTAACGGTTCAATTGGAATTGGTCTAGGAAAAGCAGCAGAAGTTTCAATTGCAGTAACAAAAGCAACCGATGCAGCTAAAAAAAATATAGTTAAAGTAAATGTATTTGAAGGGAAAATACCTCATGAAGTTATAGGAAAATTTGGAGCTGGAAAAGTAATGTTAAAACCAGCATCTCCTGGAACAGGAGTTATAGCTGGAGGAGGTGTTAGAGCAGTATTGGAAGCTGCAGGAGTACAAGATGTTTTGACAAAAAGTTTGGGATCTTCAAATCCACACAATGCAGTTAAAGCAACATTAAAGGCTTTAGAAATGTTGCAAGATGTTTCACAGGTTGCTTCCAGAAGAGGTATTGAAACTTCAAAAGTATTAAAAAGTTAA